In one Rutidosis leptorrhynchoides isolate AG116_Rl617_1_P2 chromosome 8, CSIRO_AGI_Rlap_v1, whole genome shotgun sequence genomic region, the following are encoded:
- the LOC139864873 gene encoding transcription factor bHLH10-like encodes MLDNSEMFESTAFYDPNSIITQQMLNIDHQNYSNFNIENQQQINWNTNTNNHGNNNCLTSQTPSPDLLNLFQLPKCSSSISFSNPTHIDQVSGQVMYDPLLPLNNLLPQPPFFKELMNSLPNGFNLMGCGSVFGEMDMDRGDHDQMYHEGDAVLEFGGGIIKNRDGHGNKDTKHFATEKHRRQQLNGKFDALKNLVPNPTKADRASIVGDAIEYINELKRTVEELKILVDRKRCIRGRMKRHKTEDDSTLDVESIYTRSNAVGGGGDTSHDQQAYNGNSTSTMRSSWLQRKSKNTEIDVRIIDDEVTIKLVQQKRINCLLLVSKVLDELQLDLHHVAGGLIGDFYSYLFNTKICEGSSVYASAIANRLIEVVDKQYATNLVTSSY; translated from the exons ATGCTTGATAATTCAGAAATGTTTGAATCAACAGCTTTTTATGATCCAAACTCAATCATAACCCAACAAATGCTCAATATTGATCATCAAAATTACTCAAATTTCAACATTGAAAACCAACAACAAATCAattggaatactaatactaataatcatggTAACAACAATTGTTTGACTAGTCAAACACCATCACCAGACCTTCTAAATCTATTCCAGTTACCAAAAtgttcatcatcaatatcattttcTAACCCGACCCATATAGATCAAGTTTCGGGTCAAGTAATGTATGACCCATTACTTCCTTTGAATAACCTTTTACCACAACCTCCTTTTTTCAAAGAGCTGATGAATTCGCTTCCAAACGGGTTCAATTTGATGGGTTGCGGGTCGGTTTTTGGGGAAATGGATATGGATAGAGGTGATCATGATCAAATGTATCATGAAGGTGATGCAGTTTTGGAATTTGGTGGTGGGATTATTAAAAACAGAGATGGTCATGGTAATAAAGATACTAAACATTTTGCTACTGAAAAACATAGAAGACAACAACTCAATGGTAAATTTGATGCTTTGAAGAATTTAGTCCCTAATCCTACCAAG GCTGACCGGGCATCGATAGTTGGAGACGCGATTGAATACATAAACGAGCTCAAACGAACTGTTGAAGAACTTAAGATTTTGGTAGATAGAAAAAGGTGCATTAGGGGTAGGATGAAAAGGCACAAAACTGAGGACGATTCGACTTTAGATGTCGAGAGTATTTATACGAGGAGTAATGCTGTTGGAGGCGGTGGTGATACGAGTCATGATCAGCAGGCGTATAATGGTAATTCAACTTCTACGATGAGGAGTTCGTGGCTACAAAGGAAATCGAAGAACACTGAAATCGATGTTCGAATCATTGATGATGAAGTTACAATTAAGTTGGTGCAACAGAAAAGGATTAATTGTCTGTTACTTGTTTCAAAAGTTCTTGATGAACTTCAACTTGATCTTCATCATGTTGCTGGTGGACTTATTGGTGATTTCTATAGCTATTTGTTCAATACCAAG ATTTGTGAAGGGTCCTCTGTTTATGCAAGTGCTATAGCCAATAGGCTAATTGAGGTGGTGGACAAACAGTATGCAACTAACCTGGTCACTTCTAGCTACTGA
- the LOC139861257 gene encoding protein transport protein SEC23 C-like, with protein sequence MTEFLDLETQDAVRMPWNVIPGTKQEAAQSVIPISAIYTPIKPLPNTTPLLPYSPLRCKNCRSVLNPFSIVDFSTKIWICSFCLHRNHFPHHYQSISDDNLPAELFPQYTTIEYEPQNERPMSQFSQLVPQVFFFVIDTCMIEEEIGFLRSGLERVIGEIPGNSLVGLITFGRYVCVHELGFFGKMNKVYVFNGAKEISKDQVLEQMGFFLKKPRPATGVVAGVRDGLSQESINRFLLPAADCEFALNSVLDELQKDPWPVPADQRAPRSTGTALTVAAHLLGVCVPGSGARIMAFLGGPATEGPGSIVSKALSEPIRSHKDLDKDAAPFFHKAVKLYEGLAKQLVHQGHVLDVFACALDQVGVAELKVAVEKTGGLVVLAESFGHSVFKDSLLRVFQSGDNDLGLSSNGIFEVNFSKDIKIQGVLGPCASLEKKGPLCSDTTIGQGGTTAWKMCGLDKSTSLCLIFDIVKKENPDVIGQAANNQFYFQFLTYYQHSNGQMRLRATTLSRRWVTGPGNIQDLIAGFDQEAAAVVMGRLVSFKMETEAEFDPIRWLDKTLIHLCSRFGDYQKDSPSSFVLSPRLSIIPQFVFNLRRSQFVQVFNNSPDETAYFRMVMNRENVANSVVMIQPSLISYAFNSGAEPALLDVASIAADRILLLDSFFTVVVFHGSTIAQWRKAGYQNEPEHKVFAQLLQAPLDDAEAIVKDRFPVPRLVICDQHGSQARFLLAKLNPSATYNSDAPPMPGGDVLFTDDVSFEIFLDHLQRLAVQ encoded by the exons ATGACAGAATTTTTAGATTTAGAAACTCAAGACGCCGTACGGATGCCATGGAATGTAATCCCAGGAACCAAACAAGAAGCCGCTCAATCTGTAATCCCAATTTCTGCAATTTACACACCAATCAAACCCTTACCAAACACCACCCCTCTTCTTCCATACTCACCTCTTCGTTGCAAAAACTGTCGATCTGTTTTAAACCCATTTTCAATCGTTGATTTCTCAACCAAAATCTGGATCTGTTCATTCTGTCTTCACCGGAATCATTTCCCCCATCACTACCAATCAATTTCAGATGATAATCTTCCGGCTGAATTGTTCCCCCAATACACCACAATCGAATATGAACCTCAAAACGAAAGACCCATGTCGCAATTTTCGCAGTTAGTCCCTCAAGTTTTCTTCTTTGTGATTGATACTTGTATGATTGAGGAAGAAATTGGGTTTTTAAGATCAGGGCTTGAGAGGGTGATTGGGGAAATACCTGGGAATTCACTTGTGGGGTTGATTACTTTTGGGAGATATGTTTGTGTTCATGAATTAGGGTTTTTTGGAAAGATGAATAAGGTTTATGTGTTTAATGGAGCCAAAGAGATTAGTAAAGATCAGGTTTTGGAACAGATGGGATTCTTTTTGAAGAAACCGAGACCCGCTACAGGCGTTGTTGCAGGCGTTAGAGATGGACTTTCGCAGGAAAGTATCAATAGGTTCTTGTTGCCTGCTGCAGATTGCGAATTTGCGTTGAATTCG GTATTGGATGAGCTTCAAAAAGATCCATGGCCAGTTCCTGCAGATCAAAGGGCACCAAGGTCAACTGGCACCGCATTAACCGTTGCTGCACATTTACTTGGAGTTTGTGTTCCTGGTTCGGGTGCTAGAATTATGGCGTTTTTGGGTGGGCCAGCAACTGAAGGGCCAGGTTCT ATTGTATCAAAAGCTTTGTCTGAACCTATTCGGTCTCATAAGGATTTGGATAAAGATGCTGCTCCTTTTTTTCATAAAGCAGTCAAGTTATATGAAGGACTTGCAAAGCAGCTTGTACATCAAGGACACGTGCTTGATGTGTTTGCATGTGCGCTTGATCAG GTTGGGGTAGCTGAGCTTAAAGTTGCTGTTGAAAAAACTGGAGGACTTGTTGTGCTAGCTGAAAGCTTTGGTCATTCCGTTTTTAAGGATTCTCTACTACGTGTATTCCAATCCGGTGACAATGACTTGGGTCTATCATCAAA CGGTATATTTGAGGTGAACTTCTCAAAGGATATTAAAATTCAAGGCGTTCTTGGTCCATGTGCGTCACTTGAGAAG AAAGGTCCTTTGTGCTCGGATACTACTATTGGTCAAGGAGGTACTACTGCATGGAAAATGTGTGGACTTGACAAATCGACTTCGTTGTGCTTAATTTTTGATATCGTTAAGAAAGAGAATCCAGATGTGATTGGTCAAGCTGCCAACAATCAGTTTTATTTCCAATTTTTGACTTA TTATCAGCATAGTAATGGACAAATGCGGCTTCGAGCTACAACCCTCTCAAGAAGATGGGTAACGGGGCCAGGAAACATACAG GATTTAATTGCTGGTTTCGACCAAGAAGCTGCTGCTGTCGTCATGGGGCGCTTAGTTTCTTTTAAAATGGAGACAGAG GCTGAATTCGATCCGATAAGGTGGCTTGATAAAACGTTGATACACTTATGTTCTCGTTTTGGGGACTATCAGAAGGACAGTCCATCTTCTTTCGTCCTATCTCCACGTTTATCAATTATTCCTCAATTTGTATTTAATTTGAGGCGATCTCAATTTGTGCAG GTGTTTAATAACAGCCCAGATGAGACGGCATATTTTAGGATGGTAATGAACCGAGAAAACGTTGCAAATTCAGTCGTGATGATCCAACCGTCTTTGATATCTTACGCTTTTAATTCTGGTGCTGAACCGGCTCTGTTAGATGTGGCGTCCATTGCTGCTGACCGGATCCTTCTTTTGGATTCGTTTTTCACGGTTGTCGTTTTTCATGGTTCGACTATTGCTCAGTGGCGAAAAGCTGGTTACCAGAATGAGCCTGAACACAAG GTTTTTGCTCAATTGTTGCAAGCTCCTCTTGATGATGCAGAGGCTATAGTAAAGGATCGATTTCCAGTACCACGTTTAGTGATTTGTGACCAGCACGGATCTCAG GCTCGTTTTCTATTGGCAAAACTAAACCCGTCGGCTACATATAATTCGGATGCTCCACCGATGCCTGGCGGTGATGTTCTTTTTACAGATGATGTCAGCTTCGAGATCTTTTTAGACCATCTTCAGCGTTTGGCTGTTCAATAA